From Desulfuromonas sp.:
CTTGCCGGCGCCGTTCGGCCCAATCAGGGCAACAATCTCGCCGGCACAGACGTTGAGTGAAACCGAATCGACGGCGCGCAGGCCGCCGAAGTCCATGGTCAGCCCCTTGACTTCGAGCAACGGCTTCATGACGGGCCCCCTTCGGTGGCAGAATCATCGGGGTTATATTCATAGCTGCGCCGGACGTTGGCAATCAGCCCCTGGGGCCGGAAAATCATCATCAACACCATCACGGCCCCGAACGCCAGCATGCGATAGTCGGCAACAGCCCGCAGGTACTCCGGCATCAGGATCATCACCAGGGCGGCGATGATCACACCGACAATCGAACCCATGCCGCCGAGGACGACAATCGACAATACGATCGCCGACTCCATGAAGGTGAAGCTGTTCGGATGCAGGTAGGTGTTGCGGGCGGCAAAGATCACGCCGACCACCCCGGCCCAGAAGGCACCGAACGCATAGGCTGACAGCTTGGTCCTCGCCATATCGATACCCATGGCGACGCAGGCGATTTCATCCTCACGCAAGGCCATCCAGGCCCGACCGATCCGTGAATCCTTGAGCCGGTTGGTAATGAAGATCGTAAAGACGACCAGGGCGATCATCAGGTAGTAAATATAGGTGGTAACAGCGTCGATCCCCATTTCGATGCCGAAGAAACCGGGTCGCGAAATATTGGCAATCCCCTTGGCGCCGCCGAACAGACCTTCGCCGTTGAGGATCACGACATGGGCGATGGTGGCA
This genomic window contains:
- a CDS encoding branched-chain amino acid ABC transporter permease, which encodes MVQDIKKSFGIALWFIFLTFPFVVVKVNTLKDVVEWRWMNMLWVGIGSFALSFVWRWAMERKASQAKSDDAESDTQAASLTERLFSEPKVYRPLIIIAAVFFLVFPLLFNISQVNIMVLALIFVVLGLGLNINVGLAGMLDLGYVAFFAIGAYTYGILNSKFGVGFWPALPIGGLVATIFGILLGFPILRLRGDYLAIVTLGFATIAHVVILNGEGLFGGAKGIANISRPGFFGIEMGIDAVTTYIYYLMIALVVFTIFITNRLKDSRIGRAWMALREDEIACVAMGIDMARTKLSAYAFGAFWAGVVGVIFAARNTYLHPNSFTFMESAIVLSIVVLGGMGSIVGVIIAALVMILMPEYLRAVADYRMLAFGAVMVLMMIFRPQGLIANVRRSYEYNPDDSATEGGPS